AGCCTCGGCCTGCACGGGCTCCTGCTCTCCTATCCCGACCGCGCCGAGGCGTGGCGTCCGGCCCGCAAGAAATTCCTGATCAGCCGGCTGGGCGACGCGGCCCTGGTCGCCGCCGCCGCGCTGGTCTGGCGCGATTGGGGCACGTTCGACCTCGGCGCCTTCCTGAGGGCGGCGACCGCCGGCCCCGTCGTCGGGCCGTCGGCCACGGCGATCTGCCTGCTGGTGGCGGCGGCCGCGCTGACCAAGTCGGCGCAGTTCCCGTTCCACAGCTGGCTGCCGGAGACGATGGAGGCGCCGACGCCGGTCTCGGCGCTGATGCACGCCGGGGTCATCAACGCCGGCGGGGCGTTGCTGCTGCGGTTCGCACCGCTGGTCGTGCGGGTGCCCGAGGCGCTGCTGCTGCTCTCGCTCGTCGGCACGATCACGGCCGTGCTGGGGATGCTGGCGATGTGGGCGCAGGTCAAGGTCAAGCGGACCCTGGCCTGGTCGACGGTCGCCCAGATGGGATTCATGATGGTCCAGTGCGGCCTGGCCGCCTTCCCGGCGGCCTTGCTGCACATCCTCGGGCACGGCTGCTACAAGGCCTGGAGCTTCTTGCGGTCGGGGGGGCTGCCCGCGTCGGCCCCGTCCGTCGAGGTCGTCCCGCCCGCCCGGACGCTGGGGCTGGCCGCCCTGGGCACGGGCTGGGGGATCCTGACCGTGGCGGCGGCGTCGGCCCTGACGGGCTTCCGGCCCGACCACGCCCCCGGCGAGCTGGCGCTCGCGGCGGTCGCGGCCCTGTCGATCGGGCAGCTCTGGGTGGTCCTGCTCGGCCCGTCGCGGCCCGGCCGGTCGACGTTCATCCGCCTTCCGTGGGCGGCGGCGGCGAGCCTGGCTGCGTCCGTGGCGATCTTCGCCCTCTATCGGGGCGCCGAGAGATTTCTGGCGCCGGTGCTGGGCGACCCGCCCGCCCCGGAAGGGGCGCTCGCGTGGCTTGCGGCCACCATTCCGGCGGTCGCCTTCACCGGGCTGGTCGTCGTCCATGCGTTGCTGCCGGCCCTCGGGCGTCGGGCCTCGGGCCGGGCCTTCCACGTCCACGCCTTGCACGGATTCTATCTCGGCGCGGTCGCCGACCGCCTCGTCGACCGCGCCTGGGGCCGTCGAATTCCGAAGGGAGCCGAACATGCTTGAGAGTCCCGCGATCGTCGAGGAAGAACTGAGCGCCGGCCCGGTCGCCGACCTGGCGGCGCGCGTCGCCCGGCGGATACCGCCCCTCTGGGACCTCGACGATTACGTCGCGGTGAACCCGTTCCTCGGATTCTCCGCCCGCCCGATCGACGAGGCCGCCCGCGAGATCGGCGACGGGCTGGGCGCCCGGGTCTTTCCGGGCGTCGATTACTACAGGGAGAGATGGAGGCGGGGCGCCTTCGGCCCGCTCGACCTCGCCGCCGCCGCGAGCCGTCACGGCCGGGACGCCGCCGCGCTGGAGGAGATCCTCGACGGCCGCCGCGACGAGCCCCGGCGGCCGGAGCGCCCCGCGCTGGGCTTCGCCGAGCGATACGACCGCGCGCACGGCAGCGACTGGGACGATCGGCTGATCCGCTCCGCCGCCCGCTGGTGCGCCGTCTACGCGACGGAAGGCGGCTCGTACTGGCGGCGGCCGCCGGCCGGAGCGGGCCTCTATGCTTCGTGGCGCGAGGCGGAGCGGGTGGACCGGTCGTTGGAGATCGCCGGCCTCCAGGGTTGGCGCGACCGGGTCGGGCGGCTGCCCGATCGGCCCGAGGAGGCGATCGCGGCGGCCCTGACCTGGCTGGACGTGCCCGCCGAAGGCCGCGAACCCTACCTGTATCACCTGCTCGGCGGCCTCTACGGCTGGGCGTCGTACCTGCGGCGTCGATCCTGGCGAGAGGGCGGGGCCGACCTGGGAGGCTTGCTGGACCTGATGGCCGTCCGGATCGCCGGGGACGCGGTCTTCGCCGCGATCATGCCGGGGGCCCGGCCGCCGGACGCGGCTGCGGCAACGGCCACGATCGCGACCGCTGACGAGTCGGTGTCGCTCGTGTTCCAGGAGGCCTGGGAAGACGGGTTCGACCGCGCCCTCCTCGGCAGGCTCGCGACGCCGCCCGAGCCGGCGATCGCCTCGCGCCCTGCGGTGCAGGCCGTGTTCTGCATCGACGTCCGGTCCGAGCCGTTGCGGCGGCGCCTGGAGGCGCAGGCGGGCGAGATCGTCACGCTCGGCTTCGCGGGATTCTTCGGAGTGGCCCTGGAATGGCAGGCCGGGGGCGGCGGCGCCCGCTGCCCCGTGCTGCTCAAGCCGAGCGTCCGGCTCCGGCCGACCGCGCCCGCGGGCGTCGGGGGCGTGCGGGGCGTCCTCAAGCAGGTCCAGGCCGCCCCCGCGGCGGCCTTCTCGTTCGTGGAGCTGCTCGGCCTGGCCTACGGGGTCGGCCTCGCCCGCGACGCGCTGGCCGCGACGCCGCGCGTGGCCCCCGCGGAAAACGCCGTCGCGATCGAGCTGACGCCCGACGGGCGGGGGCGCGGCGTATCGACGTCGGACCGGATCGACCTCGCCGCCGGCATCCTCAAGAACATGGGGTTGCGTCCCCCTTTTGCACGCCTGGCGCTGCTCTGCGGCCATGCCGGTCGGAGCGCCAACAACCCGCATGCCGCCGGGCTCGATTGCGGCGCCTGCGGGGGGCACGGCGGCGCGCTCAACGCGCGGGTGGCGGCGGCGGTGCTCAACGACCCCGAAGTGCGCGTCGGCCTGCGGGGACGGGGCTGGGACCTCCCGGCCGACATGCATTTCCTCCCGGGCGTCCATGACACGTCGGTCGACGAGGTCGCCTTGCTCGACCTCGACGAGGTTCCCCCGGGACACGAGGCCGACGTCGAGCGGCTCGGCCGCTGGCTTGAGCAGGCGGGGGCCGAGGTGCGGGCCGAGCGGGCGGCCAAGCTGGGCCTGGCCGGGCGACCGGCCCGGGCCCTGGGCCGGCGGCTGGACCGTCGCGCCCGCGATTGGTCCGAGGTCCGGCCCGAATGGGGCCTGGCCCGCAACGCGGCGTTCATCGCGGCGCGGCGCGTCCGGACGCGCGGGGTGGACCTGGACGGCCGGGCGTTCCTGCACGAGTACGACAGCGCCGCCGATCCCGACGGCTCGGTGCTCGCCCTGATCCTCGCGGCGCCGATGGTGGTGGCCTCGTGGATCAACCTCCAGTATCTGGCCTCGACGGTGGACAACGACGCCTTCGGCTGCGGCAGCAAGACGCTGCACAACCGCGTCGGATCGCTCGGAGTCGTGCTCGGCAACGGGGGCGACTTGCGAACCGGCCTGCCGGCCCAGTCGGTCCACGGGGCCGACGGCGGCTGGTATCACGAACCGCTGCGGCTGCAGGTGATCGTGGAGGCGCCTCCCGACAAGGTCCGGGCGGTGATGTCGGCCCAGCCCGGCGTCGGGGACCTGGTCGAGAACGGTTGGGTGAGGCTCCTGGCCCTGGACCCGGCCGGTCCCGAGGCGTCGCTGTGGGTCCCCGGCCGAGGTTGGGTGCGCGTCGCCGCGAGCGGGCCGGCGGCCGACCGGCGGGGGTGACCCGACCGTGCAGCGGGGCGATCGCCCCGGGTCGCCGGCGAAATGGAGGCGCAGCCCGGCGCCGAGGCCTTCCTGGAGACGACGTCGACCCCCTCGGACGTGAGCCGATGGACGTCGAACTCCAGGACCCTCGGGGCCGGGGATCTCGAACCCGGGCGACGCGGCGAGAGGCCCTCGCCCTCATCCGCCGCTTTGCTCGAACGCCCGGCCATGGGGCCGGCCCTCCCAATCGAGTTCGTCGACCGAACCTCGTTCTCGGAGCGGTCGGCCCCTGGACGAGGAGGACGCATCGGTTGCGTGCTCCGTCGCTGCAGCGAGGCTCAAGGCGGCGGGTCGACCGCTCCATTCCTGGAGCGTAGCTCAAGCAGGATGTCGACCGCCGTCCCCTTCGAGTGAACTCGGCCTGGCATTCCCTCCCAGAAGGCGTCGATCTTGAGTTCCCCTCGTTCGAGGAGCCGCTGACGTCGTTCCAGTTCCCCGGCGTCGGGATCCTGACGTGCCCAACGCTCAAGGAGCCCCAGCAGCTCTCGCTCCTCGAGTCCCGAGATGGGGACCCGCCGCGCCCGCTCGCCGCCGGGATAGAAGCTGTCCAGGATGACGTTGTGACGGCCTTCCAGGACGCGCGGATCATCCTCCCAGACGCGCGTGTCCTCCAGGCAGACCTCCCTCAGGACGCCCCGCGCATCGGTGAAACGGAGGCCCTTGCTGCCGCCGTCGTCGAAAGACGTGCCTTCGACGATCGTGATCGGCTCGACCACGTCGCGCAAGGCCGGACTCGGGCTCGAAGCCGCGAATGGCACCGGGGCCGACCAGGCGGCGCCGAGCCCGTGATAAAGTCTCCAGCCCAGCGTCCAGACGGAGATCGCCAGGAGGATCGCCGCGACGGCCGCAAACAGACGCAGGAGAGACGGCATCTGGGGACCTCCCATGCGGCCGGATTTCCGGATGGAGCCATAGCCCATCGACCGGCCGGTCAATTCGCCAGGATCGACGTCCCCACTCCGCGAATCGGGACCATCCTAGGAGAATGAGGGCCGTCTCGCCCCGCATTCCGCCGCCCACGGTCGACGCCCGCGAAGGACTCGAAAAAACATGCGAAAAACGACGAACGGAGCCAAATTTTTCGCCCGTTTTTCGCGTACATGTACCATCCAGTAAAGACCTTACGTCGAGCTGGCTTCCTTGGTCGCCGCCGCGGACGAAGCCGATTTTCAGGCGAGGTCCAGCGCCTTGAGGTCGTCGACGACGAACTTGCCGTCGACGCGGATGGGGACGCCGTCGAAGGCGATGACGCCGCCGCCGTACTCGGGGCGCTGGATCTGCACGAGGTCCCAGTGGATCTTCGAGCGGTTGCCGTTGTCGGCCTCGTCGTAGGCGTTGCCGGGCGTCAGGTGGAAGCTGCCGGCGATCTTCTCGTCGAACAGGATGTCGCGCATCGGCGAGAGGATCCGGGGGTTGCAGCCGATCGACCACTCGCCGGTGTAGCGGGCCCCGTCGTCGGCGTCGAAGATCCGCTGCAGCTTCTCGGCGTCGCCGCCGGCGCACTCGGCCCGGACGACTTTACCCTTCTGGAACTCGAGCCGGACGCCGTCGAACGAGGCCCCCTGGTAGATCGTCGGCGTGTTGAACCGGATGTGGCCCTCGATCGAGTCGCGGACCGGGGCGGTGAAGACCTCGCCGTCGGGGATGTTCATATTTCCCGCGCAGGGGATGACCGGGATGCCGGCGATCGAGAACGCCAGGTCGGTCTCCGGCCCCGTGATTCGGACCTCGCTCGCCGCGTCCATGCGCCGGACGAGCGGTTCGAGGGCCGCGGCCATCTTCGCGTAGTCGAGCGTGCAGACGTCGAAGTAGAAGTCCTCGAACGCCCCGGTGCTCATGCCGGCCTGCTGGGCCATGCTCGCGTTGGGCAGCCGCAGGACGCACCACTTGGTGTGCGTCACCCGCCGCTCGAAGTGGACGGGCTTCTGGTAGAGCGCGTTGTAGGCGTCGAGCTTGCCGGCCGGGACGTCGCCCATCTCGCTGATGTTCCAGGCCCCGCGGAGGCCGAGATACGCCTGGACCTGGTCCATTCTCGCCCGGTCGATCCGGCCCCAGCGCTCGATGGCCTCGGCCGAGCCCCGCAACACCAGCTCGCGGACGATCCGGGCGTCGCGGGTCTCCACCAGCGCGGTCCCGCCCCGCTCGGCGGCCTTCTGGATCAGCAGGCGGGGCAGGGTCGAGTCGACGAGGTCGAAGCACTCGATCAAGAGCGTCTCGCCGGCCTGCAGGCGGACGGAATGGTCGATGAGGATGTCGGCCAGGGTTTCCCAGCGCGGGTCGGGCATCGTTGCGCATCTCCCGGTCGCCTCCCGGCAGGCCGGCGGGCGGGCTGCGGCCCGCTTGCCAGCGGCGGGGGCGTCGATTAGCCTTACGGACGAGCGAGCCGGGGCCAGGGCGTCCCCGGCCCCGAGTCTCGCCTCCATGATCCAACCTTCGCACCGCGACGGCAAGACGCGCGGCGGCCGGGGCGCCTCGACGAACCGAGGCCGCGCCCCGGCCGGAAAGGGAGCGGCCCCTTGAAGCTCTTCGACCTGACGGGGAAGACGGCCGTCGTGACCGGCGGCAACGGCGGCATCGGCCTGGGCATGGCCCTGGGCCTGGCGGCCGCCGGGGCCTCGATCGCCGTGGTGGGCCGCAACGCCGAGAAGTCCCGCGCCGCCGCCGCGACGATCGAGGAGCAGGCCGGCGCGAAGGCGATCGCCGTCACCGCCGACGTCTCCAAAGAGGAGGACGTCGAGCGGGCCGTCGCCGAGATCGGCGAGCGTTTCGGCCGGATCGACGCCCTGTTCAACAACGCCGGGATCAACATCCGCAAGCCGCCCCAGGACCTCTCGCTCGACGAGTGGAACCAGGTGATGGACGCGAACGTCACGAGCGCCTTCCTGACGTCGAAGGCCGTCTATCCCTGGATGAAGCGCCAGGGGGGCGGCAAGATCGTCAACACCGGCAGCATGACGTCGGTCTTCGGGTCGTCGTTCGCGGCCGCCTACGCCACGTCGAAGGGGGCGATCGTCCAGCTCACCAGGAGCCTGGCGCTGGCCTGGGCCGCCGACCACATCCAGGTCAACGCGATCCTCCCCGGCTGGTTCGACACCGAGATGACCCTCGCCGCCCGCCAGCAGATCCCCGGCCTCCACGAGCGCGTCCTGGCGCGGATCGCCCACGGCCGCTGGGCCCGCCCCGACGACATGGCCGGCGCGGCCGTCTTCCTCGCCAGCCCGGCCAGCGACTACGTCACCGGGATCGCCCTGCCCGTCGACGGCGGCTATCTCGCCACCCTCTGACGAAGAGCCGCCCCCCGGCCGCGGGATCGGGCCGGAGGGCGCGATCGCGGACTTCCTCTGGCACCCAGGCCGTTTCCACAGCGTCGGCCGCCTCCCGACGACGGCCTTCCCCCCTCGCGGGGGAAGGCGTCGGAACGGGCCGTTTTCGGGTTTCTCAGTGGGGCTCCGGATCGCCCTCGGCGCGGCCGTCCTTGGGGGCGATGAACACGTCCTTGCGCGGGAACTTCTCGAAGAGCGAGGCCGGCTTGCTGAAGTTGGTGGCCAGCACGTCGACCGGGTTGCCGGCGATCCACTGCGACAGGTCGATCGTCGCATAGACGCCCGTGTTGAAGCCGATCAGCACCCGGCTCGGCTTGTCGCCGACGTTCTCGATCGAGTGGCCGTAGCCCTGGGGGATGTAGCCGACGTCCCCCTGCGACAGCCGCTCGGTCCGGTAGCGCCCGTGCGAGCCGAACATCGTCACGCTGACGTCGCCCTCGATCACGTACTGCCACTCGTCCGACGTCGGGTGCCAGTGCAGCTCGCGCAGGCCGCCCGGCTCCAGGTCGAGGATCACGCCCGTGACGGTCTTGGAGATCGGGAAGGCCGTCGAGTCGACCCGCCACTCGCGGCCCCCCTTGAAGGTCCGGTGCGGGGGCCGCTTCAGCAGCTCGTACTTGTGCGTCAGCGCCGGGGCCTTCCAGCCCTGGATGGGCGCGACGGGCGTCTCGGGCGGGATCGCGCCGCGGGCGAAGTAGACCTCCTCCTTGGGGAAGCCCTCGAAGGCCGACTCGGGCAGGCCGAAGTTCTTGGCGAGGAGCGCCTTGGGGACGTGGCCGATCCAGTCGGAGATGCTGAACGTGCCGAACTCGGAGAAGTAGCCGTTGTCGAAGATCAGGATGAAGTGGCAGGGCTTGTCGCCCAGGCATTCGAGCATGTGGCCGTGGCCGCGGGGGAAGTACCAGACGTCGCCGGGGCCGAAGTCGTCGGTCTCGGAGCCGCCCGCGGGGTCGATGACGGTGGTGCGAACGCGGCCCTCGATCACGAAGGCCCACTCGGCGGCCGTGGCGTGCCAGTGCAGCTCGCGCATGGCGCCGGGCTCCAGCTTCATGGAGACGCCGGCGATCCCCTTGGAGACGGGGAGCTGCTTGACGGTCGCCTCCTTGCCGTAGCTGGCGCCGATGACCTTGCCCTCGGACTTCTCCAGCTCGAACTTGAAGGTCGGCAGCTCCTTGCCGGCCAGGACCTCGTCGGGCACGTTGTTCATGAAGGTCGGGTCGCCGGCCACGGCCTCGCGCGAGGTCGCCATCGCGGCCGCGGCCGCCGCGGCGAGCCCCGCCCCGGCCAGGAACTCTCGTCTCGGTAGTGTCGACATGCAAGACTCCTTGGATCTTGAGATGTGAGCGTCCGGGGCGCACCGCTGTTCTGGGATCTGCAGGCTCATCGCTTGGCCGGCGGCCCGGCCGTGAAGCCGCCGGGCGGGAGCGCCGGGACCTTCTGGAACTCCTCGGGCTCGGCCCCCGTCAGGCTGCCGAGGAACGCGACGATGGCGTCGACCTCCTCGTCGGAGAGTTCGTCGCCGAGCTGGACCTTCGCCATGATACGGACGGCTTTCGGCAGTTCCGAGACGGAACCGTCGTGGAAATAGGGGGCCGTGAGGGCGACGTCGCGGAGGCCGGGGACCTTGAACTTGTAGCGGTCGGCGGCCTCCCTGGTGACCCCGAATCGGCCCTCGTCGGGCGGGTCGCTCCCCGTCTCCTTCCAGTAGTCGGACTTCACGCCGAACTTGCGATAGCCCTCGCCGCCCACGCCGACCCCCTTGTGGCACTCGACGCAGCCGGTCTCGACGAAGGTCTGCAGGCCCTTCCGCTCGGCCGGCGAGAGGGCGTCGGCCTTGCCTTCGAGGAAGGCGTCGAACCGGGATCGTGCGACCAGGGTGCGCTCGAACGCGCCGACGGCCGCGCCCAGGTTGTCGGCGGTGATCGGGTCGTCCTGGCCGGGGAAGGCCTCGCGGAAAAGCGGCGGGTAGCCGGGGATCGCCGCGAGGCGGGCCTTCACCGGCGCGAACCCCGAGTTGCCGAAGGCCGGCCCGGTCACGCCCCCCTTCGCCTGGGCCTCGACGGTCGGGAACCGGCCGTCCCAGTGCTGGACCGAGTGGATCGCCGCGTTGAAGACCGTGGGCGCGTTGCGCTTCAGGTGGAAGTCGCGGGCCCCGATCGACTTCGGCAGGCCGTCGGCCCCCTGGAGCCCGGGGAGGTGGCAGCGCGAACAGCTCGTGGTGCCGTCGGCGGAGATCCGCGGCTCGAAGAACAGGGCGCGACCGAGCCGGACCCGCTCGGGCGGGGTCGGGGCCTCCGGCGTGGCCATGTCCCTGGGCATCGCCCGGAAATGCTCGCGGGCCTGCGGGAGCAGCCCGTCGTCGTCCGCCGCGGCGGCGGACGTCGCGAGGACGAAGAAGATCAACAACCGGCGACCCGTCATGGCAGCACCTCTTTCTTGCGGAGCCGGCCTCGTCGGGCGGCTCCAACCAGGGACGCGAGGATTCTCGATGCTCCCCTTCATCGTCTTGCCGTCTTCCGGCGTCTCCAGGAGAATACCCGTGGCGGCTTGCATGAGCGACGGGCCACAACCGGCGACCCACACGATGGAACCTCCCGGCGATTTGACGCAGATCCTCGGGCGGGCGCGCCTCGGCGACGACCAGGCCCGCGACGAGCTGCTCGCGATGCTGTACGAGGAGCTGAAGCGCGTCGCCTCGCGGATGATGACCCGCGAGCGCGCCGACCACACGCTCTCGCCGACCGCGGTCGTGCACGAGGCGGTGATCCGCCTGCTGGGCGAGGCCGTCTTCGAAAAGGCCGACGACCGCGGGTTCGTCCTGGCCGCGGCCGCGAGGGCCATGCGCGAGGTCCTCATCGATCACGCCCGGCGACGGGGCGCCGGCCGCCGCGGCGGCAAGAAGTGGCGGCGCGTGCCGCTCGACGGCGTGGTCGACTACTTCGAAGAGCAGGGCCTGGACGTGGTCGCCGTCCACGAGTCGCTCGACCGCCTGGCCGAGCTGAGCGAGCGCCAGGCGCAGGTGATGACCCTCCGCTACTTCGCCGGCATGACCGTCCCGGAGGTCGCCGCCGCGCTCGACGTCGCGGTCGTCACGGTCGAGCGCGACTGGCGGCTGGCGCGGGCCTGGCTGGGCGAACGGCTCCGCGGGGAGGACGGATGACCCCCGAGCGCTGGCGCCGCGTCGCCGAGCTGTTCGACGAGGCGGTCCGGGTCGACCCCGCCGCCCGCGACGCCTGGCTCCGCGCCTCGTCCGGCGGCGACGAGACGCTCTTCCAGGAGGTCCGCCGCCTCCTCGCCCAGGACGAGCGCGCGGAGCGCGACGGCTTCCTGGCCCCGCCCGAGTCGGCGGCCGACACGGCGACCTGGGTGCGCCGGCCGGCCCCGGCGCAGCCCGACCCCGCGCCGGCCGCGGCCCCGGCCTCGTCCGGCGGCCGCCGGCGGGGATTCACGCCGTACCAGGCCATCCAGGACGAGCCGGGGGCGAACCCCTCGCTCGGCTCCCGCGACCTGGCGCGGCGCCGCCTGCGCGGGCTGACGACGACCTGCATCGTCATCACGGTCCTGATCCTGGCCTGGAAATACGCGGTGGTCCGGGACCCCGACCCGTTGCAGGCCGTCCCCTACGTCATGCTGATCGTCGCCCTGGGGACGCTCGACGTCGTGCTCTACGGGATGCGCCCGTTCTCGCCGGCCGCGTTCGAGGCGATGGAGCTGGGGATGATCGGGACGGTCGCCGTCGTCTATTCGTTCGCGCAGTACCAGACGATGCTCGACTTCTCGCTCCGCGGCGACGCCACCCGGGCGCAGCTCGTGTTCAACCACCGGGTGCTCGTGTCGACGGTCCTGATCCTGTCGTACGGGATCTACGCGCCGTCGAGCTGGCGGCGGGCGGCCTCGGTCGTCGTCTCGATCGCGCTGCTGCCGTTCGTCACGCTCCTCGCGCTCCAGGTGCTCCACCCCGAGGCGATGGGCTGGATGTCGCGGCTGGGCCGGGAGCGCGGCAGCACGCCGCTGGCCCACTTCGGCTTCGACGCGATGCTCCTGCTGATCCTGGCCGCCTGGTCCAGCCACGGGGCTTACACGATCACCCGGCTGAGACGCCAGGCCCGCGAGGCGCGACGGCTCGGCCAGTATCGCCTGGTGCGACGGCTGGGCGCGGGCGGCATGGGCGAAGTCCACCTGGCCGAGCACCAGTTCCTCAAGCGGCCCTGCGCCCTGAAGCTGATCCGGCCCGACTTCGCGGCCGAGGGGAAGGCCCTGGAGCGGTTCGAGCGCGAGGTCCGGATCACGGCCGAGCTGTCGCACCCGAACACGGTCGAGATCTACGACTACGGGCGGACCGAGGACGGCGAGTATTTCTACGTCATGGAGTACCTGCCGGGCCTGAGCCTGGAGGACCTGGTCAAGCGCCACGGGCCGCTCCCCCCGGGGCGGGCGGTCTACCTGCTGCGTCAGGTCTGCCTGGCCCTGGCCGAGGCCCACGCGGCGGGCCTGGTCCACCGCGACATCAAGCCCTCGAACATCTTCGCCTCGCGCCGCGGTGGCGCGGACGACGTGGCCAAGCTGCTCGACTTCGGCCTGGTCCGGGCCGTCGCGCCGGAACGCTCGCCCGAGCTGAGCGAGGAGGGGCGGATCCTGGGCACGCCGATGTTCATGTCGCCCGAACAGGCCACCGGCGGCCGCGAGGTCGACGCCCGCAGCGACATCTACTCGCTCGGGGCCGTCGCCTACTACCTCCTGACCGGCGCCCCGCCGTTCGCCGAAGGGGGGACGATCCGGATCCTGATCGCCGTCGCCCGCGACCCGGTCGCACCTCCTTCGACCCGCAGGCCCGGCGTCCCCGACGACCTCGAACGCATCGTCCTCAAGTGCCTGGCCAAGGAGCCCGACGACCGCTTCCCGGACGTCCGCGACCTCGAACGCGCCCTGGCCGCGTGCGCCTGCGCGGGCGACTGGGACGCGGACAGGGCCGCCCACTGGT
The DNA window shown above is from Paludisphaera mucosa and carries:
- a CDS encoding cytochrome-c peroxidase, which encodes MTGRRLLIFFVLATSAAAADDDGLLPQAREHFRAMPRDMATPEAPTPPERVRLGRALFFEPRISADGTTSCSRCHLPGLQGADGLPKSIGARDFHLKRNAPTVFNAAIHSVQHWDGRFPTVEAQAKGGVTGPAFGNSGFAPVKARLAAIPGYPPLFREAFPGQDDPITADNLGAAVGAFERTLVARSRFDAFLEGKADALSPAERKGLQTFVETGCVECHKGVGVGGEGYRKFGVKSDYWKETGSDPPDEGRFGVTREAADRYKFKVPGLRDVALTAPYFHDGSVSELPKAVRIMAKVQLGDELSDEEVDAIVAFLGSLTGAEPEEFQKVPALPPGGFTAGPPAKR
- a CDS encoding ECF-type sigma factor, whose product is MLPFIVLPSSGVSRRIPVAACMSDGPQPATHTMEPPGDLTQILGRARLGDDQARDELLAMLYEELKRVASRMMTRERADHTLSPTAVVHEAVIRLLGEAVFEKADDRGFVLAAAARAMREVLIDHARRRGAGRRGGKKWRRVPLDGVVDYFEEQGLDVVAVHESLDRLAELSERQAQVMTLRYFAGMTVPEVAAALDVAVVTVERDWRLARAWLGERLRGEDG
- a CDS encoding DUF2309 domain-containing protein, which encodes MLESPAIVEEELSAGPVADLAARVARRIPPLWDLDDYVAVNPFLGFSARPIDEAAREIGDGLGARVFPGVDYYRERWRRGAFGPLDLAAAASRHGRDAAALEEILDGRRDEPRRPERPALGFAERYDRAHGSDWDDRLIRSAARWCAVYATEGGSYWRRPPAGAGLYASWREAERVDRSLEIAGLQGWRDRVGRLPDRPEEAIAAALTWLDVPAEGREPYLYHLLGGLYGWASYLRRRSWREGGADLGGLLDLMAVRIAGDAVFAAIMPGARPPDAAAATATIATADESVSLVFQEAWEDGFDRALLGRLATPPEPAIASRPAVQAVFCIDVRSEPLRRRLEAQAGEIVTLGFAGFFGVALEWQAGGGGARCPVLLKPSVRLRPTAPAGVGGVRGVLKQVQAAPAAAFSFVELLGLAYGVGLARDALAATPRVAPAENAVAIELTPDGRGRGVSTSDRIDLAAGILKNMGLRPPFARLALLCGHAGRSANNPHAAGLDCGACGGHGGALNARVAAAVLNDPEVRVGLRGRGWDLPADMHFLPGVHDTSVDEVALLDLDEVPPGHEADVERLGRWLEQAGAEVRAERAAKLGLAGRPARALGRRLDRRARDWSEVRPEWGLARNAAFIAARRVRTRGVDLDGRAFLHEYDSAADPDGSVLALILAAPMVVASWINLQYLASTVDNDAFGCGSKTLHNRVGSLGVVLGNGGDLRTGLPAQSVHGADGGWYHEPLRLQVIVEAPPDKVRAVMSAQPGVGDLVENGWVRLLALDPAGPEASLWVPGRGWVRVAASGPAADRRG
- a CDS encoding serine/threonine-protein kinase, whose product is MTPERWRRVAELFDEAVRVDPAARDAWLRASSGGDETLFQEVRRLLAQDERAERDGFLAPPESAADTATWVRRPAPAQPDPAPAAAPASSGGRRRGFTPYQAIQDEPGANPSLGSRDLARRRLRGLTTTCIVITVLILAWKYAVVRDPDPLQAVPYVMLIVALGTLDVVLYGMRPFSPAAFEAMELGMIGTVAVVYSFAQYQTMLDFSLRGDATRAQLVFNHRVLVSTVLILSYGIYAPSSWRRAASVVVSIALLPFVTLLALQVLHPEAMGWMSRLGRERGSTPLAHFGFDAMLLLILAAWSSHGAYTITRLRRQAREARRLGQYRLVRRLGAGGMGEVHLAEHQFLKRPCALKLIRPDFAAEGKALERFEREVRITAELSHPNTVEIYDYGRTEDGEYFYVMEYLPGLSLEDLVKRHGPLPPGRAVYLLRQVCLALAEAHAAGLVHRDIKPSNIFASRRGGADDVAKLLDFGLVRAVAPERSPELSEEGRILGTPMFMSPEQATGGREVDARSDIYSLGAVAYYLLTGAPPFAEGGTIRILIAVARDPVAPPSTRRPGVPDDLERIVLKCLAKEPDDRFPDVRDLERALAACACAGDWDADRAAHWWSVQEPEAKA
- a CDS encoding SDR family NAD(P)-dependent oxidoreductase, with amino-acid sequence MKLFDLTGKTAVVTGGNGGIGLGMALGLAAAGASIAVVGRNAEKSRAAAATIEEQAGAKAIAVTADVSKEEDVERAVAEIGERFGRIDALFNNAGINIRKPPQDLSLDEWNQVMDANVTSAFLTSKAVYPWMKRQGGGKIVNTGSMTSVFGSSFAAAYATSKGAIVQLTRSLALAWAADHIQVNAILPGWFDTEMTLAARQQIPGLHERVLARIAHGRWARPDDMAGAAVFLASPASDYVTGIALPVDGGYLATL
- a CDS encoding proton-conducting transporter transmembrane domain-containing protein, which produces MSMSQVDDAGVKSHERNGDDGEAWAMLGGVLALAASSAVLLAWQVATPRAIGLAGITLDRLGAALTLLVGGVGAVTFRFSMRYLDGEPIRRRFLRRLAFTISSAYVLMLATDLRLLIAAWATTSLGLHGLLLSYPDRAEAWRPARKKFLISRLGDAALVAAAALVWRDWGTFDLGAFLRAATAGPVVGPSATAICLLVAAAALTKSAQFPFHSWLPETMEAPTPVSALMHAGVINAGGALLLRFAPLVVRVPEALLLLSLVGTITAVLGMLAMWAQVKVKRTLAWSTVAQMGFMMVQCGLAAFPAALLHILGHGCYKAWSFLRSGGLPASAPSVEVVPPARTLGLAALGTGWGILTVAAASALTGFRPDHAPGELALAAVAALSIGQLWVVLLGPSRPGRSTFIRLPWAAAASLAASVAIFALYRGAERFLAPVLGDPPAPEGALAWLAATIPAVAFTGLVVVHALLPALGRRASGRAFHVHALHGFYLGAVADRLVDRAWGRRIPKGAEHA
- a CDS encoding cupin domain-containing protein; translation: MSTLPRREFLAGAGLAAAAAAAMATSREAVAGDPTFMNNVPDEVLAGKELPTFKFELEKSEGKVIGASYGKEATVKQLPVSKGIAGVSMKLEPGAMRELHWHATAAEWAFVIEGRVRTTVIDPAGGSETDDFGPGDVWYFPRGHGHMLECLGDKPCHFILIFDNGYFSEFGTFSISDWIGHVPKALLAKNFGLPESAFEGFPKEEVYFARGAIPPETPVAPIQGWKAPALTHKYELLKRPPHRTFKGGREWRVDSTAFPISKTVTGVILDLEPGGLRELHWHPTSDEWQYVIEGDVSVTMFGSHGRYRTERLSQGDVGYIPQGYGHSIENVGDKPSRVLIGFNTGVYATIDLSQWIAGNPVDVLATNFSKPASLFEKFPRKDVFIAPKDGRAEGDPEPH
- a CDS encoding aminopeptidase — encoded protein: MPDPRWETLADILIDHSVRLQAGETLLIECFDLVDSTLPRLLIQKAAERGGTALVETRDARIVRELVLRGSAEAIERWGRIDRARMDQVQAYLGLRGAWNISEMGDVPAGKLDAYNALYQKPVHFERRVTHTKWCVLRLPNASMAQQAGMSTGAFEDFYFDVCTLDYAKMAAALEPLVRRMDAASEVRITGPETDLAFSIAGIPVIPCAGNMNIPDGEVFTAPVRDSIEGHIRFNTPTIYQGASFDGVRLEFQKGKVVRAECAGGDAEKLQRIFDADDGARYTGEWSIGCNPRILSPMRDILFDEKIAGSFHLTPGNAYDEADNGNRSKIHWDLVQIQRPEYGGGVIAFDGVPIRVDGKFVVDDLKALDLA